One Podospora pseudopauciseta strain CBS 411.78 chromosome 4, whole genome shotgun sequence genomic window, ACTCGTGCGAAGCCATTCTCTACCGAACCGAGCTACTTTACGATGCCGCCTGGCAGTAGGGGTGGCCAGTCCGACActgatgtggaggaggatgccaaCTACTCCAACCGCCACAGTCGGAGGGGGTCGTATGGGTATGCTTCCTCGGAAGATCAGTTTCCTACCGGCTATCGTCCTCACTATGCTGCTCTGCCGAGCATCAATGACCAGCGCATTGAGCAGTACAGGGAAAACATGTTTTTCTGGATCACGTGGGGTTGCTACGCTGTTGCGTATGTCTTGATGGGGATTGCGACTGTGCTCATCACGGCGGGGCGTAACAAGAAGCGGCTTGAGGTGGACGCGGGTGTGACGCTGGGCATCATGACTTCTCTGGGGCTGGCATGTGCGGCGATTTGTATGACGGTGGCCAGGCAGGAAaggatgggatgggttgggctggtggcGACGTGGATTGCGTTTGCGGGGATATGTGCGACCAACGGGGTGTTGCTTGTGCTTGTGGTTGGGAATGCTCCTCTATGATCAAAGTCTGAGGGAAGGCGTGATAGCCTGATGATCTTGAGACGAGagatctctttttttccctttttttcttctctttggtATTGGGTCATTTTGTATTTAACTGTACGGGTTGCGCATTACATCGGATGGGGTCTCCTGGGTGAGGGAGGCTGTTTTCCGCCATGGGAGCAAAGGTTGCATGATACCAGGTtggttttttcttcttttctttttgagtATACAAAGGCGGCATACATttggtggggaagggggggggaaggagggcgCTTTGAAGGGTAAAAGCAAAGCGGGATATTGTTGAGATGGTTAGCTGTACCTTTTGTGTGTGTAATAGTAACAACAGCAGCGGTTTTGTCATTCACTCTCATATAAGACGAAGacttgatgttgttgtgtgaGCAAGCAATCCAACCCCCACTTCACGAATGAAACCGATTGAATTTCCCCTCATCCACTTAAACGGTCCCTCACTTAAACCCCGCGCTTCACATTCCACCAACCATCCAACAAACATTTCAGAGCTTTTCAACACCCTGGTTATTGAATGacctcacctctctctcttacCTCCATACTAACTAACTAAACCCTGACTTTTTTTATGTTTCTGTTTCCACAATGAGCGACGAAGaccgccccagcagcagcagcagcaaaagggCGTCCCTCCTCAGGCTCAAGTCCAAGGTGAAGGAAGTGAAACAAGTCGTCATGTCCTCCCAGCTACCGCAGACGCACTACAAGAAGGAGGTGACGCGGCCGACTCGGCTGACGGGGTTGTTTCCTAATACAACCAACCCGGTTGTGTTCTCTGCGCCGATGCTAGGGACGGCGAACGGGAGGTTGGCGGCCGAGGTGAGCAAGGCGGGGGGGTTTGGTATGTttcccccttctctctctctgtaaATGTGAAAaggggtgctgctgctgatgatgatgatggtggtgatgatgatgatagggTTCATCCCCGCGGGATATAACTTCAACCCCGAATCCGGACCGGATCATCTAGGGcagttgggggaggagctgaaAATCGCGAGGAAGGTGCTGGATTTGGAGCAGGCGACGCTGACGGCTGTcccggtgggggtggggttcATTCTTTGTCATGAGAGTGCGAGGACGCATTTTATCGAGAGGGCTATTCCCGTTTTGCAGGAGTATTCCCCCCAGGCGGTGTGGCTTTTTGCTCcgagggtggaggatgtggaggggggggtggtgagggggattATTGACGTGTTGCATGATAATGGGTTTGTGGTTTTTTACCAGGTCGGGACGGTGAAGGCGGTGAAAGAGGCGGTTAGGGATGGGGcggatgtggttgttgctcAGGGGACGGATGCGGGGGGGCATCAGTTTGCTAGGGGGGCGGGGACGATGAGTtttttgagggaggtggtggaggttgttaagggggagaaggagaggacggggagggaggtggaggttgtgggggcggggggggttgtggatgggaggggggtggtggctgcgTTGGCTTTGGGTGAGTACCCAGCTGGGATTGAGAGAGAAGGGGACGGGGGCTGACTAGAGGGTTATACAGGGGTTGATGCGGTTGTTATGGGGACGAGGGTGAGTTTTGAGCTTCGGGATGGGACATGGAATGAGGCTGACAAGGAGATAGTTCATTCTCGCTGAGGAGGCGACGACGCCAAAGTTTAAGCAGGAGCTGATTGCAAAGACAACGGACGGGGCCTCGTCAACTTTCAAGTAAGATAGCAGTTGTGGAAATCTTTTGGGGGTCAGGGCTGACATGACGACAGACATACGGTCATGGACGACATTCAGGGCACCACCATCTGGCCAAAGATCTATGACGGCCGAGCCATTGTTGGGGGTTCGGTTGAGGACCATCTTAACGGGGTGCCAGTGGAGGACAACATCCGGCTTTTCAAGGAAGCTGCAGAGAAGGGCGAGACGGACAGGACGATTACTTGGGCGTAAGTACGCACGGCAGTTTTAGAAACAGAATATATTTGCTAACAGTCATCAGTGGAAGCGGCGTTGGATTGGTCAGCAAGATCCAGCCGGCTGGTGAGATTGTCAAGGAAGTGCGCGAAGAAGCGCTTCAACGCATCAAGGAACTGCAAACATTGTTTTAAACGCCTATTTTCGTGTATAACCATAGATCATCAACGCATTTCTAAACCAACGCCGCTCGCTCGTCTGTTTATGTACATTTCATTCGTCACACATCATCTTACAAATCTTCCTTCGCGCCAGTCTGCTTCTCTACCGCCGGCTCATCCACGCCATCTCTGGAGTAGACCTTCTTTCCCGCAACCCAGgtctccctcaccttcaaGAACCTGATTTCTTCCTCCCCTACCTTCAAAACATCCTcgtccatcaccacccaatCGGCgaatcccccctccctgaTCACaccggccttcttctcccaaaACGCCGCGTAGGCAGGGCCCCTGGTAAACCCGTCAAATGCCTGCCGCACGCTCAACCCTTCCTGCTCTTTATACCACCCACCTTCCCACCCTGGCGGCCCAATGCCTGTATGTGGACTCTTCCTCGTAACGGCAGCATATACTCCCTCAAAGGGATTCGGCGGCTCCACGGGGAAGTCACTCCCCAGCACCGGCGGCCCAACATCCCACATGGACCTCATCCTGTACGCCTCCCTCGCGATCCTTTCCTTACCCAGCCGTTCCTCCGCATAGGCCATATCAGAAGTAGCGTGGGTAGGCTGGATGCTGGGTATGATTCCCAGCTCTCTCATCCGGGCTTGATCGTTTGGGTGAATGATTTGTGCGTGCTCGATGCGGAAACGGCAGCTGATCTGCTGGCACATCATGGGTGGGATGCCGTAAGGGCAGACCTCGAGGTCGTCGAGGGCCGTGGCTAAGGAGTCAATGGCGTGGCGGTTGGCCAGGTCACCGATGGCGTGGATGTTGACTTGATACTTGGCCTTTGCccaggagagggcgagggagtgGAGGGTGCTGGCATTGACGAGGAGAGAGCCAGAGGTAGAAGGACGGTCCGAGTAAGGGTCGATCATGGCGCTGCCCCAGGAACCGAGGGCACCATCTGTTTTCTGTCAGCAAtcctaaaaaaaaaaaaaaacagagaCATACCAGCAAAAAGCTTCACActccccaccctcaaccaccccccttccaaatccaccttcctcgccacctCTGGACAGAAAGTATTTCTCTCCGGGCACTCAACCATGGCATACACCCTCACCGTCCACTCCTCTttgtccttcttcaccatctcctcatAGAGATCAATATCCCTCGGCAGCACACCCGCATCATGCATCCCCACCAGTCCAACTTTGTTCAACTCCCTCATCGCACTGCCCACAAACTTCTTTTTCTGGGCGGCGTTTGGTTTGGGCCACAAACCAGTAACAATATCCATAGCATTATCACAAAACACGCCCATCCCCGGCTCCCTCACAATCTGCCCCCCTGGAACCTCCCCAGGCAATTTGTCTATATCAATCAAATCCAGAACCGCCTGCGAAACCCAAGTACAGTGCACATCCACCCGATCCAGCATGAAGAACTTATCCCTcaactcctcatcatcactcagcCAGTCCTATCCCTTTCTCGTCAgcgccccccccctccctttttcttATGTGTAAAAATGTAACTCACAGCAGTAggcatcccctccctcaacaacccctgatcccaccccacccccctaaCCCAATTCCCCCTtgatccaacccccccctccccctttcgTGActctaaatacttttttattcTCGCtgtcacctcctccttcgaCCTGGCCCCAAACAAATCCACCCCGTGCAAAAACTCGCCGTATTGTAACAAATGTCCGTGTCCGTCCCACAATCCGGGGAGTACATACCCCTTCCTCTTgttctcttctcctttgcTGGGAAAAACACGGGTTATGAGGCCAGTGGAGGGGTCAACACCGAGGCAGTTCccttgctcctcctctgtcCTGTCAGAGGcaaaggaggtggtgatggggtggtcGTAGCAGTGGAttatctcctcctctttcgTAGCGGTTACCGAGGCGAGAAAGGTTGTGAGAGAAGAGGTGTATTTATCCCAAGTGTAAGCAACGTCAACAGGGAGCTGGTAGACCACCATCTCAGCCAACTGCACCGGTCCATGACGGTACAGCAGGGCGGACAACAGCCCCGTCAAAGCGAGGGTTGCCAGCCCCAgcaggaggcggaggggtgACAAGGCCATGAATCGCTTCTCTCTTGTCGCAGGTATCCTAAGTCAAGGTAGACGTCACAAGCggaaggggtggtttgaGAAATTATACAGGaaattttttttgtttttaccaaaaagaaaaaaaaagtcaacGTCAGGTCGAAATCAAGCTGCACCTCCAGGAAGTCtcgtccccaccaccaaatccTCGGCCCGCCTGCAGACACCGACTGATCGGCGCCGGGCCGATGCTCGCCGGGCTCTGCCTGCCGCCCTTTGCATTTGAAGACATTAATTATACCCCCAGATGAGCAGTGAACTCGATACATGAAGAGAGCATTTTAACACTGACTCATATTCCATAAAATGCATGCTAAACAGCTAGCTAGCCAAAGTTTACAGATAACCCCCTCCCGCTCTCTTCCCTGCCGGTCAACAAGTAACCCAGCCGTTTACAGCTTATTCATCCCCCCAAACTTAATGATTGATccttcctcatccaccaacacccaTGCGTGTTTCTATACTTACAAttttccccctccatcacccccccccaccttcttccaccacacAACACAAACATCACCCGGTGAAGAGCTTTGAAAATGAATGatgcctcccctcccccccttaaCCTTAACCCAACCAATGTAGTATGGAAAAAgacacaagaaaaaaaaagaacaatcCACTTCAGCACGTTCATTATGCTtaacctctctctctctctctctctctctctctctcacacacacacacacacacacacagcccaAAGGATACCTTCCCTTACCCTACTACCCGCTAGCCCTTCCCTAAACAACATATTGACCACCTAAaaaacaacatcaaacaCCCTCAGCCCTCCCTTCTCCAGAACACCGCAAAACAAAATTACTCCTGTCCGAAACCCAtcgtctcctccaccgcaaTCGTCAACTTGTTCTGCAACATCGCCAAATCCTTGTACGGCGGAAGATCCAAACGGTTGAAGCTATTCCCCCAAAGTTAGTAACCAACTCCAAATATtccagaaacaaaaaacatACCAAGTATGCGCCTTTGGCAAATTCGTAATCTCCCCCGCCTTCTCAATAGTGAACCTTCTCGGCCCATCACTCCCCTGCAGATCCTTGAACCCGTTCACCGGAATCCTCGACGTGCCCGTCGTGAATTGCAGCAGCCTGCTCTTCTGCTCCCCGTCCCAGCTCCTTACCGTCTGCCAAAAGAACTGAATCACCTCGTCGCTCTCGGTGTATCCCCTGTAATCGGTGTGCTTCTTCCAGTCGTCCACGTCAATCTCGGCAATACCGCCAATCAGTagctccagctccctctcGTCAAAGACATTGATCAGATCATGAGGAATAAGCTCCTGGAACCCCTCCTTGAACGCCTGGAACTGCTCCGCAATTCTCTTTTCGATCCTCCACTTGACCATCAGGTCCACATACTCCTTCTTGTTCTCTTCCGTCACGTCAATGTTGCGCCCGTTGGGCTTGAGGTCCTCGACAGCAATCACGCCGAAGCGCTCGTCTTCAGTAGAGAAAGTCATCTCCAGCCCGGCATCCGTAATGTCGTTGTCCAGAATCCACTGCAGCGACCGGTGGAAGTCAGCGTCGACACCCTCCATGTCAGCCAGCACCACTGCCTTGCCAAGCACCATCTTGTACAGCGCTCCGATGAAGAAGGCGTCGAGGAATCTGCGGTGGAAAATGGCAAGACCGACAACACGGCCAATAAACTTGAAATAGTTCAGGTGCTCGGGATTGATGCCCGAGTGCGGGTTGATCTGCAGCGTGTAATTGTCGTGCGCCGAGTACTCGAACAAGCAATAGAACGGGTTGAACATCTCGTGCgacaagaggaagaagaactCTCTCGACAGACCACCATAATCCAGACCATCTTCGCCGTCGAATTTGATCATCAGTCTCTTCTTCAGGTCCGTGGCTGACTGGCGACTAATCTCGGCGAACGAGTCCTCAAAGATGTGCGAGCGTCTAACCTTGATGTGGCATTGCCCGGAGAGGATTCGCATGGCGGGCTGAGACCGGAAGTAAATCAGCTTCCTCCTGAAATCACGCTTGTACTGTGGCACGTTCTGGTCGAGCGACGACGGCAACCTTGGGTCATCCCAGGTGgttgtcttggtgttgtggtcCACAAAGTAGACGCGAGCTGTGTTAGTCAGGCGCATCTCCCATCCGCTGGGCAAGGGGCCAAGCTGTGACactggctgctgctggattCTTCCGTTGTCGTTATTGCCGCCATACATCCTTATGTACTGCTGGCGTCGCGGGTCGACCCACGTCGTTGTGCGTGTGTTGTGGTCGACAAAGTAAGCTCTGCCTTCGGGTGTCCACCTCTGCTCCCAGCCAGGTGGAAGCTCGCCGCTACCGGCCGTTGTAGCCCCGGTGTTCatcatggtggtggcatTGGCTTGCGAGGCGGCTGCTTGCTGCgcctgctgttgttgaagtgTTGGCGAGTTGGCACCAGTTCGATCTTCGGGGAGCGTGCGGTTCTGGTGTCTCTGTCTTTCCACTTGGGTATTCGCCTCGGCCACCCGGTTCTCGGCAGCCCCCGTCGCCCCCGTCGGTCTGTTCCAGCTCGTCGTTCGCGTATTGTGATCAACATAGTAGGTTCTCCCCAGGTTGTCCTCGCGACGTTCCCAGCCTGCTGGCAGACGGCCTTGCGAGTCTTCAAACGGGCTCAGCGTGCTATTTGTTTGTCGGGCTTGGGCGACGGCACCGTTCGTGACAGGACCGTTCGAAGCAGGAGTGGCAGCTGAAGGGTTCGACGCAAGGCTTGAGGGACGATGGGGGATAGCTAGTTGCCCAGCCGCGCTGGAGCCGCCGTTGGGGCGTGACATGGCTGAAGATGGTCGTTCTGAAGAAGCTTCCCCGTTAGAAAGATTAGGGGTTGCAGGATTGAGGAGCGATGGTCTGCTGGACGACGGAGCCGATGGTAAAAgagcttgttgctgctgagcacGTGCGGGAGCTGTCATGTTAGTAGACAGGTTTATAATAAGCTTGCCGTGCACCACAAGGTTGTCTGTGGACTTCTTAAGGTCCCGCGTGAGCATCTGGTCTATGATTGGGATAAGTTAGCTGAAAGGGATGCCCAGGCGCGGGAAAGGGGCTGGCTCCGTACCATCAGATTCGGGACTGAGCTCGATAACATCCCCAACGCGAATATTAATCACCCCTAGGAAGCCCtgatccttcttcttgaatTTCTTCTGGTCGAACACTTGCACGGCGAGGATGCTGTCCTCGTTCACCTTGCTGCGTCGAGTCAGTACGACATCAGGGGAAAACTGCCCCTCCATGGGCACCTGGGGAGGCCGCCACTTACAAATCAAAGCTTTCATTCCAATATGGGTTCAGTGTCCGCTTGGAAACCTGTGTTGTCTTGGTTTGCTCGCCATTGATGGTTGCTACCGCAAAGGGATCGGGGAATCCTGAAGGCCAGCAAGTCAGCATTCCTGTTCAAGAACCACAGCATCCAACAGCCGGAACCCAGCACTCCGGGACCACCTACGGAAGACATCCCGCTTGTATAAGCCATCGGCCGCAATAACTTGGAACACGAAGTTAGTACTGTTGATACTAGTGCAAAGGGCTGGGGTTGGGCTCGAGTTTACTTGTAACACGAAGGTTGTTTCCTTGGCTGTCGCAAGGGGTCAGTCAGCTCAGTATTTCCTCGTCAGAAGACAGGAGTAGGGACTCACGCCGAAGGCCCTGCTTGACTGCCACTCATGATTGCAAACAGTGCAAGTCAATCTCGCACGTGTGGCGTTGGTGTTTCTGTGACCTTTTCGTCTGGACTTCTCCTGTCGTCCTTCGTCCGAGTGGGCGGTCCGCTGTTGGCGGGGATGTGTGGTTGGCTGTCGGTCAAGCAAGGGGAGGTTCGCAACGAGAAAAGGCTGGATGAGATGCCGAGATGCGGGCGGCCAAAGCGCTCGGTGATGGAGGGATCTCGATTCGATGACTGACACTCAGCCGGGCGACGCGAATGAAGGCGCGATGAGGTGCTAGACTGCGTGTTGTAGATGCATGCGCAGCATTAAACGATGGGGAGCGCAGCTGGGCCGTCGAGGGATTGTGAGAGTGGTGAGTATGGTATGGTGAGGCTGTGCTTGTTGCTCTTCTGTCCCGGGCCCCCCCCCCGCTTTGGGAACCTCTGTCGCTCGAGCCTGAGGCGGCGGGCGGCTAGTTTGTTACTGGTTGGAAGCGAGGCCGTGACGCAGTTAAGCCAGGTACCCTGTGTAAGGGCTAGGTGGTTCGAGTACCCCGTACAGGGAGAGCTTTGTTCTGCTGGAATCTTGGAAAACGCAAAGACAAGACAGGAcgagacaagacaagacaagaaaagagCAAGACAGCTTCAGTCCAGAGCAGCCAGAGCAGCCAGAGCAGCCAGAGCAGCCAGAGCGGTCAAGCATACGGTGGTCATCAGAGAGAGCATGTGAGGTGTAGGGTGCGGTCATTGTGTCCCAAGCAGCTTTGCCCAGCGTTGCCTCCAGTACCTTCCTAGCACAGAAAAGGATCCATCCGTCCTTAGTGGCTTCTGGAGGGTGATCGCGCAACTACTTTCTCGCACAGTGTGTTCCTCCTGCAGCGAAACAGTTACCCCTGAGTGACAGCCAGGTGGTGAGATTTTCTCTTCGTATCTTCCACGTGAGGCTTGCACGGCTTGATCTTGCGCAAGTTTCGGGTCAGGCCGGCAATTCGATGTAGGATCTACTAATTGTTGTGGCGCTGGAAACACCGTCAACTAACTGTCTTGGGATTTCGAGGTTCGGTACACCGTGTTAAAATCAGATATGCACCGTGTAAGGATTGGTGGAACATGTCCCGAACCGTCAGAAAGTTGCCCCTCGGATTATTTTGTGAATCAGCCTTTACGAGTATAAGAGCTCCCAGCCGGGATTTTTTGCGAGAAATAACAAGGCACTCTTGAGTCTGCCTGTAATCTCCGCGTATAGGCCTCACACATCCCAGACGGTTGCTTTTCATTCCGAAATAGAGGCGCCTTATCTTGTCGGAATCTACCACAATATCCAGACTCACTCACCCTCAAGCCATCTGGTACATACATAGAAATAAATAAGCGCAGGGTAGGGAAGCTAGGCTTATGTTTCTATATTCGACATGCCGTTACTCCGCTAGTGCCCCAAGATGGATGCCACACAGAAATCCACGCAACCAAGGGGCAAAGTCCAGCGGTTGGCAACCGGACAGAAGATGCCTAGCCACCAGGGTCCATCAACTTGGTATTTGATGAGTAATTGtacccttttctttttacctATCCCCCCGACTCCTAAACCGAAGCAAACAATAATAGCAATTATTCGCCATGTCCCGTCTCTTGATATACAACTTTGGACAATAAGGGTGTCGATTCGACTGTCCCTTCCAATGTTGCCCTAAGGGTTGACATTCCATTCACCTCGAGCCAGAGGAGACTCTGGAAACCTCCCTCTCAGTGGCCGTAATGGCTTACCTCTCCAACCAGGATAACAACAATCCAATGGCCTCCGTGAACGCCAAAAACCCCTGGCTCCGGACAGGCGACAGACCTCTCCTTGACATCAATGCCACCCCGGGTACCGCTGAAATCTTCCACCCCTTGACGTTTAGTAAGGGGCgattcctcctctgccccgGCCGCGGTAACCGCCGCGATAACCCCCGCCAtagaaaccaccaccaccgccccgaccaaaccctccaccacccctaccaaaccctccaaaccctccacgaccaccaccacgataCCCACCCCTGCCGCGTCCTCGAGACATGCCGGGCAAGTTCGTACGTTTTGGCTCAACCTTGATATTCCGTCCCTTGAAAAGGCTGTCATTCAACACCAACGCCTGAGCCACCATGTTGGGTTCCGAAAACTCGACATATGCGTAGCTGTCCCAAAACACCATGTCagtcctctctctctctctctctctctctctctctctctctctctctctctctctctctctctctctctctctctctctctctctctctctctctctctctctctctctctctctctctctctctctctctctctctctctctctttcttttgtGCCTTTCAATCCCACCCAGACTGCAAAAAGTAAAACTCACCCCTTTGGCTGCCCGGTAAACTTGTCCAACAAAATCGTCACCCTGTTGATGCTCCCACACTCCCCAAAGTGGCTCTGCAGCTCCTCAGGCGAGGTGGAGTAATCCACATTGCCCACAAACACGCTCCGGTTGTCGATATCTTCCTTATCGTCCTGCAGCCCCTGTCTTTCCTGATCCATCGACGCTTGCATCTCCCTAAGCTTGGCCGCTTCGGCTTCCATCTCGGCAACGCGCCTCTTCATGGCAGAGATCTCCTCCTgtatgttttgttttggagCCCGGTCAGtctttttggtttcttctattttttgttttttttctttaaagttGATCAAGGCGCCGTACCTCATCATTCCCATCTTCGCCCTCGCCGTGAACTCTGTTTTCTTCTCCCTGGGGGGGCTTGTCTTCTGGCTTGGGGGAGCTCATTTTGGCTTTTCGGCTTTGAGTTGTGGAGAGCAGGAGTTGCGAAATTTGAtcgggtggggagggggtttcgAGGTTGCGAAGTTCTGTTGGGATGGCGGAAAGGACCTGAAATCGTGGCGGTTAGCATGAGACCTCGTGGTCGGGGTCATATGTAGATAGGCGTCACGGAGGCCCGGGGAGCTATTCCCAATGACGCGAACACGCGCGGCAGCCACACGAAAACGCCAAGGGAGGTTGTATCAGATAACTCTCCCACCCAGCTGCTGAGGCGGAGAGACAGGCTTACTGGGATGCAAAGTGTAATTCTTCTGGCAAAATTTTGTCGTCGGGATAGGTCCTGCTTGTGTTTAAAACAGGAAAGAGAGGTGTAGCAAAGTTGCGATCAGAAGTCGTCGCCCTGGCCAGTTTGGGTCCGCAAGGCTGGGATCTCGTTGTAACTTGTAGCCGATCGGCGAATTGCCGGACTGGGGTCTGGGTTTGCGATTTCTcctgggttagggttgtggTAGCCATCAAGATTCTTGCTAGCTTGATATGTGAAACATTTCCCCATGCAACAGCCTTCGTTGAAACAGAGTACGGTTCAATCTTCTTTATCAGCTTTGTTCGCCGGAGAACGGCTCCTTAGGTCAAACGACCTCATAAACGTTCACTTATCCCCAATTTTTCTGTCATTATGGGTTGTTTGCAGTCTGCGGCTGCAATAGCCTATCACCATGGGGGGAAAGCAGGCAAAACAAATGTGTACAGAAAGACCTGATATCTATACAACAAGCTACCTAGCTACCATACTCGTATGTAAGATTTTCTCTTGTTATAACCTGATCCACTCATCTCGCAGTCAATATTCCCTtactcttctccttctcatcaCAAAGCCCTCTCCGCCCACTCATCTCTCATATCATAGGCACTAACATCACTCCTCGTCTCATCCCTCCCGCTCACCCTCTCCTATCAAAGAAAATCATCCTCCCATAAAACCTaatcccccttccaccaacccatccccccaaaaacTTGATATAGCTcccgtcaccctcctcatTATACCTACCCCCCTTGctcgtcctcccccctccacctgaGATAATGCCTCTCGTTCGAGGACTGATACGGCCGCTGCTCCAACCTCGAAATCCCCTCCACCGGACCCAGTACGAACGATCCCCAGAGGGCATTCCCATCCATAGTGACTGTCATTCTTGATTCACCCCTCTCGTCATAGCTAGGGTCTTCAGGTTGGAGTTCATAGTTTCCgttgaggaggctgagaGGCGGGAAGGATGCACTGCCCGGTGGGGTTGGAGTACTGGCTGTAGTTGTCATAGGTTGGTGAACCAggatagggagggggagggtcgTCGTTGAGGTTGGAGCTGCTGTAGGAGTTCCAAGTGGAaggggtgctgctgctgtgcttggaggggttgctggtTGATTTGGTGTGGCCGCCAAGGGGGCAGCTCCAGTTGTTACGGCGGGCAGTTTGGATCTGTcgggaggatggaggagcgGGGGTTGACGAGGCGGGTAGTGGGCGGGATGAGCTGCTCGCGATGTGGGAGTCGCCTCTGCCTCGGGAGCAGCGGGCGGTTTGCTTTGTGCGTTGTATGGTGGGCtcagggggggggggtggtgatggccttGAGGAGACAGCGTGGGAGTTAGCTCTGCTTGCGGAGGTGCCCCCTCGACGGGCGGTCTGCTTCTTTGCGGGAGCTGGCTCGGCGGCAGGTGGCTTGGGGGCAGccttgggtttgggagtaGCGATTgtcctcgccttcttggtAGCAGTTGCGCTACTCGGTCCAGTGTGGGCGTTGTCATCGGTGGCCTTACGCTTGGTACCCCCcttggtagtggtggtggtctggtTCTTCAAAGCTTGCTTGGCTTCGCGGTCGCGCGTCGTCCACTCCTTCTTCAAGTCGGCCTCCAACTTGAGGACGGTTTTCGGCACAGTCAACTTTCCACCATTGAGAGCTTCATACAGCCTCATCTTGGCTGTACCCTTGTTCTTGGATGGTGGCAGGCCATAATGTATCAGCTGAGCTTCACACCAGTGAGCAGGGTGGTCCTTTCAGCTGTCAGGTGCCATCCAACTGCGACTTGGTTTCTGGGACCGTGGCCTGACGATGAAGA contains:
- a CDS encoding hypothetical protein (EggNog:ENOG503P3ZH), with product MRLYEALNGGKLTVPKTVLKLEADLKKEWTTRDREAKQALKNQTTTTTKGGTKRKATDDNAHTGPSSATATKKARTIATPKPKAAPKPPAAEPAPAKKQTARRGGTSASRANSHAVSSRPSPPPPPEPTIQRTKQTARCSRGRGDSHIASSSSRPLPASSTPAPPSSRQIQTARRNNWSCPLGGHTKSTSNPSKHSSSTPSTWNSYSSSNLNDDPPPPYPGSPTYDNYSQYSNPTGQCILPASQPPQRKL